The genome window TAAATAGTTTTTCTTAACCTGCCTTGCAGGGATAGTCTAATTCCCAAATCTGCCCCCATTGGGATCATTATTCATTAGGGATCATTAgggaatatattttattattaggGACATTCTATTATTCTGAGTTAATCTAAGGAAATAAATGGAACATcttaaaactttcattaattGTAACTAAATGTATATGTAGAATAAGTTTTGTTCAACCCAATAGCATATCCTTGATGAAAAAGAGCCACATACACGTcaaaaaaatctcatatatTCAGAGGGCATTGGCAGAATGACTTAAAAAGGGCATAAGATAGAAGGTAATTTaggaaaagataaagaagtGGGAAAATAATGTTTCATAGAAAACAACTATATCTCAAGAAATCACCTGTATTAGACCCTTCACACGCCACACCTTATGCTTTAAAACCACAATCTGTGGATCATCGGGATGCAATGAACGCAGTTCCTCCCTCACAGATTCCAAACTTGCATTGTGCTCAATTGATAGCTGAACAGCTTTAATCTCTTTTACAGCCTTCTCCTGTCTTCCTAACACCACCCGAGAATCTCCTGCATTTGCAATGTATAGCAGCCCGCTACATATTACACCTACCAAACAGCATGCACCAACAGAAGCAATTTCTGGCTTAGTTCGCCACTGCCTCCTTACTAGAGAGATGAATTCCTCCTCAGTTGCCAAGAATGCCTTGTTGATAACATCTGCTGACATTCCCTGATTCTCTAATGTGAACTCTGCAGCATGAATAGCTGTCAAGTCAGTAAACATATGCATTagctttaattaaaaattaaaaatggggtaaaacaaaaaaataatattataagaGACAGGGGGAACATATAACTAGAAAATTGTCCAAATCCTAACATACAGAAATTGTTATTTTCTGAGAGCTATCATCAATGAAAACCTATACCTGATAGGCATTTCACAgaacatttataaaattttgatcaTTTCTGAATTCTTGCAACTAATAATCGCAACCTATAGTCATAGTAACAGGTTAGGAACTAAAAGCAAATTTTCAACTCAAAGAAAACTGTTGTCTTTATTGTCATGATTCTTATTTCTTAGACTTTTTTGATAAGTCAAAGACATTCTTGGCTCTTAGAATGGCTATTCATACTCCTGGAGAGCCTTTACCTGTCCTATCAAATTTGAATGGAAATTATATCATTTAGAAATCAAAATATGAACCACAACTCCATAAAAACTACacatgcttcttcttcttttttcttttcattttttttttttttttgagatgcaTTAAATTACCACACCTAACTTGTGCTTAATTCTTCCCCAGTCCCCACCTATTCACCCATGAATCCAGGATTTTCACTTTCTGGTCATCATCGACGGCAATTAATTCCAATCCTGAATCTGATATTGAGGAAGGAATATTGCAATAAGAATACACATCACTATTAAAAGATTCATAAGTTACAAAGCTCCAACTGCACTAAAAAATTTCAGCTTCGTCTTGTAATGCAGTCTGCTGAAAGTGATCTTATCTTCTAACTTTAAATGCTTTAAGATAATCAATCATACCAGTAAGCAGTTTTGAAGAGAAACCTTGTaagaagaattgaaattttttttcgaaatACACGTTGCTAAATGACTGGCATGCACTAGGCACGGGTGAAACACCAAAACATTACTGCTCATGCCACTGAACACTCTTATGTACCAAAAATCAACATGATATCGAGCTTATCACTATCAATCATGATTATGGGATTCTCTAAAAGCACAAagatcaaaagataaaaaaaataaaaaataaaaataaaaaaactactaaTTAGCCACGTTGATGTAAGAGGAACTGCATACAAAATACAATAACAATCAAGccaacaaattaacaaattgCACAAACTCATTCCGTTTTCAAAAATGAATTCATAAAGCAAATGGTGGATGAACAACTTAGAAACTTACTCCTGATATTGTTAAACAGGTGATCATTTACGAAAAGGGCAGCTTCAGGGCCTCCATGCCCATCGTAAATTCCAACAAATGTTCCATTAGGACCTGACTCAAGGGAACTCATTGACCCTGATTCAAGTTGGCTATGGTCTTCCAACAAATTGTTTGCTTGAATTATTGCCATTGAGAATTCTCCATTAACATGATGTCCTGAATTCTTGTACCACAACAAACCATCAACCCGACCACTAACATCCCCAGAATTTTCACCCTCAACGGAAGGCTTCCAACAGGGTTTCACAAACTTCATCAATGTACCTGATACCATCCCTTACATATTCTCACCCAAAGGAACCGGCAATCAAATCATTCATCAAATAATTATCAGTAACAAGATTGAACCCCAGTTTCTGCTCTAATTTCTTCTCAGTCTTTAAAGGTAAGCCACATGTTCTGGAAATCAAATACTCATTGATCAATGTAGACACCATTAATCTGTAAAGGTGTAAAACTTTAAATAAGATAGTGGGCATGTGCAGAAGCAGCATTTTTGTAAAATCAGATTATAGACAACAACAAAACCTGCAGctattcaaaataacaaaagattTTGGGTGCAAGATACAactttcagttaaaaaaaatcaaaattggttgTCATGTCAGCATGTACAGGTATGAAAGATCAACCAAAACAATGCAAGTAATATCAACATGGCATCTATTGAAAAACAAAGACATGGGTATTCTCAGAAACTGCAAAGTTTTGAACTTAACACGAGAACCAAAATATTGTGACCATTAAACTTGTCAGCAACTAAAGATCAAACAAACTTTATGGGCATGTGATGAAATCACATAAACAATACAACCATGATacccaagaaaacaaaaacaaaaatatagaataCCTTGAATCTATGTTCTGTGAAATAATATCCAACCCCTATTGGTGTACAAATTTAGAATTACAAATTAAACTGAAAAGAACCCATTATCTGATGGATTAAACAGACCAGGGAGATTTGGAATGTTCTGACAGAACAAAAGAGAAGGTGTCAGAATGTTTAAAGGGGGTAGATCTAAaagaaagacagagagagagagaaattggagCTGGTTAATggttcttgtttttcttttctttttcttttttttgctttcttgaAATCTTCTAAAGAAAGAGGCTGTAGTATACAACAAATTCTCTCGGTCTGAAATCCACCATAGGCCCTATTGGTATGGGGGCTTTTGGCCTCTTGGGGTTGgattttcagttttggttttctaatttattgCCTGGGGTTTTGACTTTGACTTGCAACAAACCACCATTTTAGGCGATCTTTGCTCATCTTCTTTCCTCctttaaatagtaaaagttccctttaagaatattttttgatatttccctatcattctttccttttaccaattttatttttggaatttccttGAGCACGACATATTACATGTTATACAGTgctttttaataaatattttccaagttcataaaatatatatatatatatatatagaataatgTATGCCATTATTgccatatctttttttttcctttttgcttttcattttttgataaattcaataTTCCAACaagtaaaaagaatttttataagaaaatgatGTGCCTGTTTACTAATCACTTTAAAAATCCTATAAACGAACAAAATTATTGATTGAATTTAGGATTTTCAGGTTTGCGTCATGTTTTAAATCAAAGAACCTATCATCCAAGTCGATCACGCGggttcacaattttttattataatcaatTATGATTATGgaactatttttattatgcactaatTAAAACACGTGGTCCATTGAGAAAAATATGATGTCCCCATAGCCCATTGTATCATATAACACATTCCTGTATCTTGACCCACCGGTTTGCAGTTGGCACACCTGTACCATAAATTATGTTGCTCAACTCTGGGACACCACACGTGACCCTCATGTTATTCTGCAAACCACATTTGAGGCTACAAATACATTGAAAAGACATGGAAAATAATTTGTCACAACTCCTAAATTATAGTGTAATTTAAAAAGgaactattgcaaaaaaataaaataataaaaatcaattggttGGATCAATGAATCACAACAGTGTTTTTCCCCCCCTAATGAACACATATAAATGATTTGTGAACagcttaggtttttttttttttcaaatgtgaATTGAGCATTAAAATTATTGTCTTTCTAATTCTATCATTTtcattaaccaaaaaagaagtgtaacgttcacaacatttttataatattttaataataaattataagtgataagttattattgattataatttgaattcataacttcaatttttttt of Quercus lobata isolate SW786 chromosome 8, ValleyOak3.0 Primary Assembly, whole genome shotgun sequence contains these proteins:
- the LOC115957519 gene encoding probable protein phosphatase 2C 38 isoform X1, which produces MVSGTLMKFVKPCWKPSVEGENSGDVSGRVDGLLWYKNSGHHVNGEFSMAIIQANNLLEDHSQLESGSMSSLESGPNGTFVGIYDGHGGPEAALFVNDHLFNNIRTIHAAEFTLENQGMSADVINKAFLATEEEFISLVRRQWRTKPEIASVGACCLVGVICSGLLYIANAGDSRVVLGRQEKAVKEIKAVQLSIEHNASLESVREELRSLHPDDPQIVVLKHKVWRVKGLIQVSRSIGDAYLKNVEFNREPLLPKFRLPEPFYRPILKAEPTISVQKLFPEDQFLIFASDGLWEHLSNQEAVDIVQSCPHNGVAKKLVKAALCEAAKKREMRYSDLKKIERGVRRHFHDDITVIVLFLDSHLISRSSWHGPLLSVRGGGGIFANT
- the LOC115957519 gene encoding probable protein phosphatase 2C 38 isoform X2, with the translated sequence MVSGTLMKFVKPCWKPSVEGENSGDVSGRVDGLLWYKNSGHHVNGEFSMAIIQANNLLEDHSQLESGSMSSLESGPNGTFVGIYDGHGGPEAALFVNDHLFNNIRKFTLENQGMSADVINKAFLATEEEFISLVRRQWRTKPEIASVGACCLVGVICSGLLYIANAGDSRVVLGRQEKAVKEIKAVQLSIEHNASLESVREELRSLHPDDPQIVVLKHKVWRVKGLIQVSRSIGDAYLKNVEFNREPLLPKFRLPEPFYRPILKAEPTISVQKLFPEDQFLIFASDGLWEHLSNQEAVDIVQSCPHNGVAKKLVKAALCEAAKKREMRYSDLKKIERGVRRHFHDDITVIVLFLDSHLISRSSWHGPLLSVRGGGGIFANT